From the genome of Leguminivora glycinivorella isolate SPB_JAAS2020 chromosome Z, LegGlyc_1.1, whole genome shotgun sequence, one region includes:
- the LOC125241492 gene encoding ATP synthase membrane subunit K, mitochondrial-like: MAGHGVDDDPNLKGITRYFNSTTTRGRANVTKVTYTFLALYYLYSKIRPKPSKPKSK; the protein is encoded by the exons ATGGCAGGCCACGGTGTTGACGACGATCCAAACTTGAAGGGTATAACTCGTTACTTTAACAGCACTACAACGAGAGGAAGAGCAAAT GTGACGAAAGTGACTTATACGTTTCTTGCTTTATATTACTTGTACAGTAAAATAAGGCCTAAGCCCAGCAAACCAAAATCTAAGTAA
- the LOC125241493 gene encoding uncharacterized protein LOC125241493, protein MAGDNADGAQLKGLSKYFNSQTYSGRANVAKATYAFFGVVILYNMLKPKSK, encoded by the exons ATGGCTGGAGATAATGCCGATGGAGCCCAGCTGAAAGGCTTGTCCAAGTACTTCAACAGCCAGACATACAGCGGCAGAGCAAAC GTGGCCAAGGCGACATATGCATTCTTCGGTGTAGTGATCCTTTACAACATGCTTAAACCTAAGTCAAAGTAA